One window of the Planctomycetia bacterium genome contains the following:
- a CDS encoding DUF1580 domain-containing protein: protein MIDITNEQLISLAEAAEMLPCGRKGRYPNVKTVYAWTINNGCRGVVLESLKCAGRRITSTQSVERFLQALTAASGTPRPVNGRRTSTVRDAEMAAELDRLGVR from the coding sequence ATGATCGACATCACCAACGAGCAACTGATCTCGCTCGCCGAGGCCGCCGAGATGCTCCCGTGCGGTCGCAAAGGTCGCTACCCGAACGTGAAGACCGTCTACGCCTGGACGATCAATAACGGCTGTCGCGGAGTTGTTTTGGAGAGTCTGAAGTGCGCCGGCCGCCGCATCACATCAACGCAGTCAGTCGAAAGATTTCTTCAAGCGTTGACGGCCGCGTCCGGCACTCCTCGCCCCGTTAACGGCCGTCGCACGAGTACGGTTCGCGACGCGGAAATGGCCGCGGAGCTCGACCGGCTCGGCGTTCGTTAA